The Medicago truncatula cultivar Jemalong A17 chromosome 4, MtrunA17r5.0-ANR, whole genome shotgun sequence genome includes a region encoding these proteins:
- the LOC25494228 gene encoding cytokinin dehydrogenase 3, translating to MAKNYPFFTYFILLITITRLTSTTVGKTDQCKTLLPPELANINTISTKLHNDPKTIKIASSDYGNIIHEFPIAVFHPSSIQDIITLIKISYNSYVPFTIAARGQGHSTNGQAMTHDGIVVDMASFRKQRKGVAISVFEDPLIGYYVDVGGEQLWIDVLYATLEHGLAPVSWTDYLYLTVGGTLSNAGISGQTFLYGPQITNVHEFDVITGKGDFVTCSSEKNSELYHAVLGGLGQFGVITRARISLKPAPTTVKWIRLLYSDFSAFTKDQERLISINGRKLNFLEGMLLMQQGSINNWRSSNFFPLSDQHRIASLITKHSIIYCLEFAKYYDHQSEKMVDKEIEILLQGLAYIPGLHYEKKVSYVEFLNRVRSGELKLQSQGLWEVPHPWLNLFIPKSQILDFNSGVFKDIIFKRNITSGTVLVYPMHKSKWDDKMSAMIPNEDVFYTVGFLHSSGFDNWKAYESQNKEILKFCTDAGIKVKQYLPNYSIQEDWKKHFGTKWKSFLESKHKFDPRMILSPGQKIFNK from the exons atggCTAAAAATTACCCTTTTTTCACCTATTTCATACTACTAATAACTATAACCCGTTTAACATCCACCACCGTAGGAAAAACCGATCAGTGCAAAACTCTACTACCACCAGAGCTAGCCAATATTAACACCATATCAACCAAACTCCATAATGACCCTAAAACCATCAAAATTGCTTCTAGTGACTATGGCAACATCATTCATGAATTCCCAATAGCAGTTTTTCATCCATCTTCTATACAAGACATAATAACCTTAATTAAAATCTCATACAATAGTTATGTTCCTTTCACTATAGCAGCCAGAGGACAAGGTCACTCCACTAATGGACAAGCCATGACTCATGATGGAATTGTAGTTGACATGGCTAGCttcagaaaacaaagaaaagggGTTGCAATTAGTGTCTTTGAAGACCCTTTGATTGGTTACTATGTTGATGTTGGAGGAGAACAACTATGGATTGATGTTTTGTATGCAACACTTGAACATGGACTTGCACCTGTTTCTTGGACTGACTATCTTTACCTCACGGTTGGAGGAACACTTTCCAATGCTGGAATTAGTGGCCAGACGTTTCTTTACGGACCTCAAATCACCAACGTTCATGAATTCGATGTGATTACTG GAAAAGGAGATTTTGTAACATGCTCTTCTGAGAAGAATTCAGAGTTATATCACGCGGTTCTTGGAGGTTTAGGACAATTTGGAGTTATAACAAGGGCAAGAATTTCTCTTAAGCCAGCTCCCACAACG GTTAAGTGGATCAGATTGCTTTACAGTGACTTTTCTGCTTTTACCAAAGATCAGGAACGGTTAATCTCAATCAATGGAAGGAAATTGAACTTTTTGGAAGGGATGCTGCTAATGCAACAAGGCTCCATAAATAATTGGAGATCCTCTAATTTCTTCCCTCTATCTGATCAACATAGAATAGCTTCTTTAATAACCAAACACAGCATTATCTACTGCCTTGAATTTGCTAAATACTATGATCATCAATCCGAGAAAATGGTGGACAAG GAAATTGAAATTTTGCTTCAAGGACTAGCCTATATCCCTGGACTTCATTATGAGAAAAAGGTCTCATATGTTGAGTTCTTGAATAGAGTCCGAAGTGGAGAGTTGAAGCTTCAGTCACAAGGATTGTGGGAAGTTCCTCACCCATGgcttaatttatttataccaAAATCTCAAATATTGGATTTTAATTCAGGTGTATTCAAggatataatttttaaaagaaacatcACCAGTGGAACTGTCTTGGTTTACCCTATGCATAAAAGCAA GTGGGACGATAAGATGTCAGCAATGATACCAAACGAGGATGTCTTCTACACGGTTGGATTCTTACACTCAAGTGGATTTGATAATTGGAAAGCATATGAATCtcaaaacaaagaaattttgaagttttgtaCTGATGCGGGCATTAAGGTTAAGCAATATCTTCCCAACTACAGCATCCAGGAAGATTGGAAAAAACATTTTGGCACTAAATGGAAGAGTTTCTTGGAAAGCAAACACAAGTTTGATCCCAGAATGATTTTATCACCTGGACAAAAAATCTTCAACAAATAA
- the LOC25494229 gene encoding cytokinin dehydrogenase 3, translating into MSRYFQLSKALVILLCLNIVVHTKQAQLQPWSPLDAPKEILQMLSRDPVTISLASTDFGHIIHQNPFAIFAPSSINDISKLIKFSNSLPIPFTIAARGQGHSVNGQSMTNDGIVVNMTELNNELRNNGNGIVVFDKYVDVGGGQRWIDVLHASLEKGLTPLSWTDYLYLSVGGTLSNAGISGQTFRFGPQISNVHELDVVTGKGDLVTCSTEKNSELFYAVLGGLGQFGIITRARIALGPAPKRVKWLRLLYNDFSAFSGDQEHLISLNGIDETNAPNYVEGFLLLNQPPLDLSFFPEIDQPRITSLVTQYGIIYIVELAKYYDENSQDHVDQEIEILLQGLKFVPTFKFEKDVSYEEFLDRVHTDELTLRAQGLWNIPHPWLDLFVPGSRMSEFNEGVLKGIILKQNITAGLVIVYPMNRTKWDDKMSAVTPNEEIFYVVDFLRATGFDNLEAYKSQNQQILQFCKDVGIEIKHYLPLNRTHEEWVEQYGLKWNAFEKRKNQFDPNKILSPGQGIFN; encoded by the exons ATGTCAAGGTATTTTCAACTTTCGAAAGCTTTGGTTATTCTACTATGTCTTAATATTGTAGTGCACACAAAACAAGCACAACTACAACCATGGTCACCCTTAGATGCACCAAAAGAAATCCTCCAAATGCTTAGTCGTGACCCCGTGACCATTTCACTAGCCTCAACCGATTTTGGCCACATAATTCACCAAAACCCTTTTGCAATTTTTGCACCATCTTCTATTAATGACATATCTAAATTGATCAAATTCTCAAATTCACTTCCTATCCCTTTTACTATAGCAGCAAGAGGGCAAGGACATTCGGTTAATGGACAATCCATGACAAATGATGGGATTGTGGTGAACATGACTGAATTGAATAATGAGCTTAGAAATAATGGGAATGGAATTGTTGTGTTTGATAAATATGTAGATGTTGGTGGTGGACAACGTTGGATTGATGTGTTGCATGCAAGCCTTGAAAAAGGACTTACACCACTTTCTTGGACtgattatttgtatttatcGGTTGGTGGAACTCTCTCTAATGCTGGTATTAGTGGACAAACCTTCCGATTTGGTCCTCAAATTTCCAATGTTCATGAATTGGATGTTGTTACTG GGAAAGGAGACTTGGTGACTTGTTCTACGGAGAAGAACTCAGAATTATTTTATGCGGTTCTTGGAGGTCTAGGCCAATTTGGGATTATAACCCGAGCAAGAATAGCTCTTGGACCTGCACCCAAGAGG GTAAAGTGGCTCCGTTTACTTTACAACGACTTCTCTGCATTTTCTGGAGACCAAGAACATTTAATCTCATTGAATGGAATAGATGAAACTAATGCACCCAATTATGTAGAAGGTTTTTTGCTTCTAAATCAGCCACCACTAGACCTATCCTTTTTTCCAGAAATTGATCAACCTCGCATAACTTCCTTGGTAACTCAATATGGCATAATCTACATCGTTGAGCTTGCCAAATATTACGACGAAAACTCTCAAGATCATGTTGatcag GAAATTGAAATTTTGCTTCAGGGATTAAAGTTCGTCCCTACTTTTAAATTCGAAAAAGACGTTTCGTACGAAGAATTTCTAGACAGAGTTCACACTGATGAGTTAACACTAAGGGCACAAGGGCTTTGGAATATCCCACATCCTTGGTTAGACCTATTTGTTCCAGGATCTAGAATGTCTGAATTTAATGAAGGTGTGTTGAAGGGTATTATCCTTAAACAAAACATTACCGCAGGACTTGTAATAGTGTACCCAATGAACCGAACAAA GTGGGATGATAAGATGTCAGCTGTTACACCCAATGAAGAAATTTTCTACGTTGTGGACTTTTTGCGTGCAACTGGGTTTGATAATTTGGAGGCATATAAGTCTCAAAACCAACAAATATTGCAATTCTGTAAGGATGTTGGTATAGAAATCAAACATTATCTTCCCCTAAACAGAACACATGAAGAATGGGTGGAACAATATGGCCTCAAATGGAATGCttttgagaaaagaaaaaatcaatttgatccaaataaaatattgtcaCCTGGGCAAGGGATTttcaactaa